CACGCGATCCGAGGGGACGCAGCTTTCGCGGAGGAGGAGGTCGGGGTTCGTCATGGCCAGGTCCGGACGAGCTTCCCCTAAGCCAGGACCGCCGACTGGCAAGACCTCCGGCCGCAAGTTCTCGACAACGTTGCACAAATTACTTTGATCTCAAACGGAAATTTTCCCGAGCGATGTTCTGAACGGCCGGCCGATTTTTGGAGTATGAAAGCGCCGTTCACACGCACCCGGGGGGAGCGTCCACCACGGGGTACACACGCACGAAGGAGTTTTCCCGATGGTACTCGCGAAGAAGATCGGCCTGTCGTTCGTCCTTTCGCTGCTCGTCGGCGTCGCCGCTTGCGCGGAGACGACGGAGTTTCCGCCGCCCGAGACGCCGCCGCCCCCGCCGCCGGGGGGCACGGCCGACGCGACGCCGCCCCCGGCCGCCGCGCCCGCGACGAAGGCGCCAGCCGCGCCGCGGGTGGATACGTCGCTCATCCCGCGCGACGTGCTCTTCGGCAACCCGGACCGCGCGAGCCCGCAGCTCAGCCACGACGGCAAGCAGATCTCGTTCCTCGCGCCCGTGGACGGGGTCCTGAACGTGTGGGTGGGCCCGGCCGACGATCCCTCGAAGGCCAAGCCCGTGACGGCCGACAAGGTGCGCGGGATCCGCCGGTATTTCTGGGCCTACACGAACGACCACGTGCTCTACGTGCAGGACAAGGGCGGCGACGAGAACTGGCACGTCTACGCGGTCGACCTGAAGAAGGGCGAGACGAAGGACCTCACGCCGATCGACGGGATCGCCGCGCGCATCGAGGGCGTGTCGTCGAAGATCCCGGGCGAGGTGCTCGTCGGGATGAACGACCGCGACAAGAAGGTGCACAACATCTACCGGATCAACATCAAGACCGGGGACAAGAAGCTCGTCTTCAAGAACGAGGGCAACTTCGCGGGTGTCCTCGCGGACGACGATTTCAAGGTGCGCCTGGCGATGCGAAAGGCGCCCGACGGCGGCGACGTGTTCATCGACCCGTCCGCGAAGCCGAAGGAGAAGGGCAAGGACCCGGAGCCGTACCTGACCGTGCCCTTCGAGGACGCGGAGACGACGAACCCGGTGGGCTTCGACGCGACGGGCAAGACGCTCTACCTGGTCGACAGCCGCGGGCGGAACACGGCGGCGCTCTTCGAGGTCGATTTCGCGTCGAAGAAGCCGAAGCTGCTCGTCGAGCACCCGAAGGCGGACGTGCAGCGCTTCATGGGCCACCCGAAGACCGGGAAGGTCCAGGCGGCGGCGGCGGTCTACGAGAGGCCGACGTGGCAGGCGGTCGACAAGTCGATCCAGCCGGACCTGGAGCTGCTCGGCAAGCTCGGCGAGGGGGAGATCATGGTGCTCAGCCGGACGCTCGACGACAAGCGCTGGCTCGTGGCGCTCGTGCCCTCGGACGGGCCGGTGAAGTATTACCGGTACGACCGCGACAAGAAGAAGACGGAGTTCCTGTTCTCGAACCTGAAGGCGCTCGAAGGCAAGCCGCTCGCGAAGATGCACCCCGTGGTGATCAAGGCGCGCGACGGGCTCGAGCTCGTGAGTTATTTGACGCTGCCGAAGGCGTCGGATCCGGACGGGGACGCGCGCCCTGACAAACCGTTGTCGATGGTGCTCCTCGTGCACGGCGGGCCGTGGGCGCGGGACAACTGGGGCCTGAACCCGATGCACCAGTGGCTGGCGAACCGCGGGTATGCGGTGCTCAGCGTGAACTACCGGGGCTCGACCGGGTTCGGGAAGAAGTTCCTGAACGCGGCGAACAACGAGTGGGCCGGCAAGATGCACGACGACCTGATCGACGCGGTGAAATGGTCGGTGGACTCGAAGGTCGCCGATCCCGCGAAGGTGGCGATCATGGGCGGGAGCTACGGCGGGTACGCGACGCTCGTGGGGCTGACGTTCACGCCGGACCAGTTCGCCTGCGGCGTGGAC
The window above is part of the Polyangium spumosum genome. Proteins encoded here:
- a CDS encoding alpha/beta hydrolase family protein; its protein translation is MVLAKKIGLSFVLSLLVGVAACAETTEFPPPETPPPPPPGGTADATPPPAAAPATKAPAAPRVDTSLIPRDVLFGNPDRASPQLSHDGKQISFLAPVDGVLNVWVGPADDPSKAKPVTADKVRGIRRYFWAYTNDHVLYVQDKGGDENWHVYAVDLKKGETKDLTPIDGIAARIEGVSSKIPGEVLVGMNDRDKKVHNIYRINIKTGDKKLVFKNEGNFAGVLADDDFKVRLAMRKAPDGGDVFIDPSAKPKEKGKDPEPYLTVPFEDAETTNPVGFDATGKTLYLVDSRGRNTAALFEVDFASKKPKLLVEHPKADVQRFMGHPKTGKVQAAAAVYERPTWQAVDKSIQPDLELLGKLGEGEIMVLSRTLDDKRWLVALVPSDGPVKYYRYDRDKKKTEFLFSNLKALEGKPLAKMHPVVIKARDGLELVSYLTLPKASDPDGDARPDKPLSMVLLVHGGPWARDNWGLNPMHQWLANRGYAVLSVNYRGSTGFGKKFLNAANNEWAGKMHDDLIDAVKWSVDSKVADPAKVAIMGGSYGGYATLVGLTFTPDQFACGVDIVGPSNLKTLLATIPPYWAPMVATFHKRMGDPNTPEGAKQLEARSPLSHVDKIKKPLLIGQGANDPRVKQAESDQIVKAMQAKNIPVTYVLYPDEGHGFARPENRMSFNAVAETFLAQCLGGPIEPVGDDFKGSSLQVPAGADQVYGIQEALQSVKK